Proteins from a genomic interval of Kitasatospora herbaricolor:
- a CDS encoding endonuclease/exonuclease/phosphatase family protein: MATGSTLTLSSPGSPTEGDKLTFHWTTGAPDAKNWVGIYDGARQPGTGSSLLWKYTPGASGDVQLDTSALTGGPYTAYLLAKDGYGILAQSAPFTFRPKPSVPRPHSAVDALTATAVAPGGAVTVKLGKLWSRPAGNPAGTATFRRIGGDSWLSVAADGTVTGTAPATAPAHPGLVTVGVKDSAGATDTVTVLVPVRAATGPLQLKTAAWNLWDAGTHVTDALEKQLRVILTQGLDVLALQETAGTAAQALADALGWYAYQSPGSVGVLSRYPITAVTAVTTALPAAGVTLQLPGGRTARFWAAHLSETGYGPYAVQDGQSAAQVEAAENASVRLQQAKALATAVKADIATGVPVLLAAGLASPSHLDWTAATGRPLNWPVTVALQAAGLTDAFRSAHPDPVALPGNTWSPTRKVRGSKPEPQDRIDQVQFAGPVTLVEAHTLATGWPQADPATAANEWPSDTAAAVATFTL, translated from the coding sequence GTGGCCACAGGCAGCACCCTCACCCTCAGCTCCCCCGGCAGCCCCACCGAAGGGGACAAGCTCACCTTCCACTGGACCACCGGCGCGCCCGACGCCAAGAACTGGGTCGGGATCTACGACGGGGCCCGGCAGCCCGGCACCGGCTCCTCGCTGCTCTGGAAGTACACCCCCGGCGCCTCGGGGGACGTCCAGCTGGACACCTCCGCACTGACCGGCGGCCCGTACACCGCCTACCTGCTGGCCAAGGACGGCTACGGCATCCTGGCGCAGAGCGCGCCGTTCACCTTCCGTCCGAAGCCCTCCGTGCCGCGGCCGCATTCGGCGGTGGACGCGCTGACCGCGACCGCCGTGGCGCCGGGCGGGGCAGTCACCGTGAAGCTCGGCAAGCTGTGGTCCCGGCCGGCGGGCAACCCGGCCGGCACGGCGACGTTCCGCCGGATCGGCGGGGACAGCTGGCTCTCCGTCGCGGCGGACGGGACGGTCACCGGCACCGCGCCGGCCACCGCCCCGGCGCACCCGGGCCTGGTCACCGTCGGGGTCAAGGACAGCGCGGGTGCCACCGACACCGTGACCGTCCTGGTGCCCGTCCGCGCCGCCACCGGACCGCTGCAGCTCAAGACCGCGGCCTGGAATCTCTGGGACGCCGGCACCCACGTCACCGACGCGCTGGAGAAGCAGCTGCGGGTGATCCTCACCCAGGGCCTGGACGTGCTCGCGCTCCAGGAGACCGCCGGCACCGCGGCCCAGGCCCTGGCCGACGCCCTCGGCTGGTACGCCTACCAGAGCCCCGGCAGCGTCGGCGTGCTCAGCCGCTACCCGATCACCGCCGTCACCGCGGTGACGACCGCCCTGCCGGCCGCCGGTGTCACCCTGCAACTGCCCGGCGGCCGCACCGCCCGGTTCTGGGCCGCCCACCTGAGCGAGACCGGCTACGGCCCGTACGCCGTCCAGGACGGCCAGAGCGCGGCCCAGGTGGAGGCGGCGGAGAACGCCTCCGTCCGGCTGCAGCAGGCCAAGGCGCTGGCGACGGCGGTCAAGGCGGACATCGCGACCGGCGTCCCGGTGCTGCTGGCGGCGGGCCTCGCCTCGCCGTCCCACCTGGACTGGACGGCGGCCACCGGCCGACCGCTCAACTGGCCTGTCACGGTGGCGCTTCAGGCCGCCGGGCTGACCGATGCCTTCCGCAGCGCGCACCCCGACCCGGTCGCGCTCCCGGGGAACACCTGGTCGCCGACCCGCAAGGTCCGGGGCAGCAAGCCGGAGCCGCAGGACCGGATCGACCAGGTGCAGTTCGCGGGCCCGGTCACCTTGGTCGAGGCGCACACCCTGGCCACCGGTTGGCCGCAGGCCGACCCCGCGACGGCCGCCAACGAGTGGCCCTCGGACACCGCCGCCGCCGTCGCCACCTTCACCCTCTGA
- a CDS encoding phosphocholine-specific phospholipase C — MPELSRRSFVGATAAAGAGALVGLSTTPATAAPADAATATATATGSIADVKHVVILMQENRSFDHYFGTLDGVRGFNDKQALQFPDGTDVFRQPDTARADGAAMLPYRMDTTKYNAQNAGGLAHDWATGHQAINNSAMNKWIAAKGERTMGYFTRTDIPYQYALADAFTLCDAYFCSLAGPTDPNRLYLWTGTAGPGRDGTTGPWIDNTPVTDNPVADWTTYAERLQAAGITWRVYHNPSKDDRTGDYDDNALSYFKQFHNYPTTDPRYINAMTKFDPAAFDAHCKDGTLPTVSWLVAPYLFSEHPNAGPAYGAHWVNTALQSLMSNPAVWQHTVFLVMYDENDGYFDHMVPPTPEAGTPEEFTQGRAIGLGNRVPLWVASPWTRGGYVNSQVFDHTSVLQFLEKVTGVQEPNISAWRRAVCGDLTSCFDFTTPDTTIPALPDTTALMAKADAGTKLPAVPLPANGTQAIPVQEPGTRPSRRLPYRPWADATVDRATGVVTCTLANQGSVAFPFTVYPNIVFPFAGTPFTVAPGVQRTYTWDAATTDGRYDFTVHGPDGFVRRFAGTVVRAGQDDVAVPSVTAAAPAPGATTVAVLLANGGRTETSFTLTPNDFAGTAQTTWVAPGGSVTVNWPLDLGRYDLTVTAGTGTRFAQRYAGRLH; from the coding sequence ATGCCTGAGCTTTCCCGCCGCAGCTTCGTCGGCGCCACCGCGGCGGCCGGCGCCGGCGCCCTCGTCGGCCTCTCCACCACCCCCGCCACCGCCGCTCCTGCCGACGCCGCAACCGCAACCGCAACCGCAACGGGCAGCATCGCGGACGTGAAGCACGTGGTCATCCTGATGCAGGAGAACCGCAGCTTCGACCACTACTTCGGCACCCTCGACGGCGTCCGCGGCTTCAACGACAAGCAAGCCCTGCAGTTCCCCGACGGCACGGACGTCTTCCGCCAGCCCGACACCGCCCGCGCCGACGGCGCCGCGATGCTCCCCTACCGGATGGACACCACCAAGTACAACGCCCAGAACGCCGGCGGCCTCGCCCACGACTGGGCCACCGGCCACCAAGCCATCAACAACAGCGCCATGAACAAGTGGATCGCCGCCAAGGGCGAACGCACCATGGGCTACTTCACCCGCACCGACATCCCCTACCAGTACGCCCTCGCCGACGCCTTCACCCTCTGCGACGCCTACTTCTGCTCACTCGCCGGCCCCACAGACCCCAACCGCCTCTACCTCTGGACCGGCACCGCCGGCCCCGGCCGCGACGGCACCACCGGCCCCTGGATCGACAACACCCCCGTCACCGACAACCCCGTCGCCGACTGGACCACCTACGCCGAACGCCTCCAGGCGGCCGGCATCACCTGGCGCGTCTACCACAACCCCAGCAAGGACGACCGCACCGGCGACTACGACGACAACGCCCTCTCCTACTTCAAGCAGTTCCACAACTACCCCACCACCGACCCCCGCTACATCAACGCGATGACCAAGTTCGACCCCGCCGCCTTCGACGCCCACTGCAAGGACGGCACCCTGCCCACCGTCTCCTGGCTCGTCGCCCCCTACCTCTTCTCCGAACACCCCAACGCCGGCCCCGCCTACGGCGCGCACTGGGTCAACACCGCCCTCCAGTCCCTGATGTCCAACCCCGCCGTGTGGCAGCACACCGTCTTCCTCGTCATGTACGACGAGAACGACGGTTACTTCGACCACATGGTCCCGCCCACCCCCGAGGCCGGCACGCCGGAGGAGTTCACCCAAGGACGCGCCATCGGCCTCGGCAACCGCGTCCCGCTCTGGGTCGCCTCCCCCTGGACCCGCGGCGGCTACGTCAACTCCCAGGTCTTCGACCACACCTCCGTCCTCCAGTTCCTCGAAAAAGTCACCGGCGTCCAGGAGCCCAACATCTCCGCCTGGCGCCGCGCCGTCTGCGGCGACCTCACCAGCTGCTTCGACTTCACCACCCCCGACACCACCATCCCCGCCCTCCCCGACACCACGGCCCTGATGGCCAAGGCCGACGCCGGCACCAAACTCCCCGCCGTCCCCCTCCCCGCCAACGGCACCCAGGCGATACCGGTCCAGGAGCCGGGCACCCGCCCGTCCCGCCGGCTGCCGTACCGGCCGTGGGCGGACGCGACGGTCGACCGGGCGACGGGTGTGGTCACCTGCACGCTGGCGAACCAGGGGTCGGTGGCGTTCCCGTTCACCGTGTACCCGAACATCGTGTTCCCGTTCGCGGGCACGCCGTTCACGGTCGCGCCGGGTGTCCAGCGGACCTACACCTGGGACGCCGCCACCACGGACGGACGCTACGACTTCACCGTGCACGGCCCGGACGGCTTCGTCCGCCGCTTCGCCGGCACCGTGGTCCGGGCGGGCCAGGACGACGTCGCGGTGCCGTCCGTCACCGCGGCCGCCCCGGCCCCCGGCGCCACGACGGTGGCCGTGCTGCTCGCCAACGGCGGCCGGACGGAGACGTCGTTCACCCTGACGCCCAACGACTTCGCCGGCACCGCCCAGACCACCTGGGTCGCCCCCGGTGGCAGCGTCACCGTCAACTGGCCTCTCGATCTGGGGCGTTACGACCTGACCGTGACGGCGGGCACCGGCACCCGGTTCGCCCAGCGGTACGCGGGCCGTCTGCACTGA